A region from the Alnus glutinosa chromosome 5, dhAlnGlut1.1, whole genome shotgun sequence genome encodes:
- the LOC133869203 gene encoding uncharacterized protein LOC133869203, whose translation MGVDPQHVVREPPIVGSDDTTQDPMETQDGVDSQQFGSSAQSVPETSHHSGSSRVPRMLRGGKVHTIDEQGRRNVRTVGSPKDIWHIPDGERIVIQFNAAHQPMGPGSEKFRRICGKIVRNGRFINLHGNWRKLPPEGKEQMWLALTKKFYMEPVHDIVNIKRLTLMDLANKRRQFRHEGGDSANF comes from the exons ATGGGCGTAGATCCTCAGCATGTAGTACGTGAGCCACCGATTGTAGGGTCAGACGATACGACACAAGATCCTATGGAGACACAAGATGGTGTAGATTCTCAGCAATTTGGATCATCAGCACAATCAGTGCCTGAGACTTCACATCATAGCGGTTCTTCACGGGTGCCGCGTATGTTACGGGGTGGAAAAGTTCACACAATAG ATGAGCAGGGTAGAAGGAATGTTAGGACTGTTGGTAGTCCTAaggacatatggcacatacctgatGGGGAAAGGATAGTGATCCAATTCAATGCCGCACACCAACCAATGGGCCCGGGTAGCGAGAAATTTAGAAGAATCTGTGGGAAGATCGTAAGAAATGGTCGTTTTATCAATTTGCATGGTAACTGGAGGAAGTTACCACCAGAAGGGAAGGAACAGATGTGGCTCGCCCTAACG AAAAAATTCTATATGGAGCCTGTTCACGACATCGTGAACATAAAAAGACTGACGTTGATGGACCTCGCAAACAAAAGAAGGCAGTTCAGGCACGAG GGCGGTGACAGCGCAAATTTTTAA
- the LOC133867791 gene encoding uncharacterized protein LOC133867791, translating into MQVDRWLSSADKANSLKAKMSRSCNAFLHTLGSKSVAQVAREMEEDTGETPNRDDMFIVSHTKKDGTPVNVTAGEAMAKIKAIIENQSPSGRESSQGSVYWSHNDACAQVLGREHSGRVRGVGLGPTPGKSSSYSFEQGSISSAPTSREIEMAAEVERLRNLCEEQNTKYAAQQQELESVKRMVAMIMTGKVPSTENNQEGDV; encoded by the exons ATGCAAGTTGATAGGTGGTTGTCTTCGGCTGATAag GCGAATTCATTGAAGGCCAAGATGAGCCGTAGCTGCAACGCATTTCTTCATACTCTGGGATCGAAGAGCGTTGCACAGGTTGCACGAGAAATG GAGGAAGACACAGGTGAAACCCCGAACCGAGACGATATGTTCATTGTCTCGCATACCAAGAAAGATGGGACCCCTGTGAATGTAACGGCTGGGGAAGCTATG GCGAAGATAAAGGCAATTATCGAAAATCAGTCGCCTTCAGGACGAGAAAGTTCACAGGGGTCGGTATATTGGTCGCACAACGATGCGTGCGCACAAGTGCTAGGACGGGAACATTCCGGACGTGTACGAGGGGTGGGGCTAGGGCCGACTCCCGGTAAATCCTCCTCTTATTCCTTCGAACAAGGATCAATATCTAGTGCGCCTACTTCAAGAGAAATAGAGATGGCTGCTGAGGTAGAACGCTTGAGGAATTTGTGCGAAGAGCAAAACACCAAATATGCAGCGCAACAGCAAGAGTTGGAAAGTGTCAAACGTATGGTAGCCATGATTATGACGGGAAAAGTACCATCAACAGAAAACAACCAAGAAGGTGATGTCTAG